Proteins from a single region of Nerophis ophidion isolate RoL-2023_Sa linkage group LG10, RoL_Noph_v1.0, whole genome shotgun sequence:
- the tulp3 gene encoding tubby-related protein 3 isoform X3, whose translation MSYYSIRPPSSTSFSSSSTTSGFEDHSSIMQQKLEKQRSLLEQKQRRKRQEPHMVQPNTEARQRLSRMRHGEEQAPLVDSYPRNAGDINVDVGIDGPAAVLGPKTPNKGIKTKVALVNKAQCLSSQKSQPPPPPSPTSAAGEAEKVADRQTLLEPKTVIHELLLKQGLSGSMNFDESSEDNEDERPQSPTPNVDAIRPASASSAKDFFPEVAGSSPSSRSSPLEVTNLEEFVLVPAPRGATVKCRISRDKKGMDRGLYPTYYMHMEREDGKKVFLLAGRKRKKSKTSNYLISVDATDLSREGESFIGKLRSNLMGTKFTVYDNGTSPCKNPAAMVEGCSTRQELAAVCYETNVLGFKGPRKMTVVIPGMNANFERVPVRPQNEQESLLSRWQSQSLDNLIELHNKNPVWNDDTQSYQLNFHGRVTQASIKNFQIVHDNDLDYIIMQFGRVAEDIFTLDYNYPMCALQAFAIGLSSFDSKLACE comes from the exons ACCCCCCAGCTCCACCAGCTTCTCGTCCAGCTCGACAACAA GTGGATTTGAAGATCACAGCAGCATCATGCAGCAGAAGCTGGAAAAACAG AGGTCTTTGCTGGAGCAGAAGCAGCGGAGGAAACGTCAAGAACCCCACATGGTCCAGCCCAACACGGAGGCCCGGCAGCGGCTGTCCCGCATGCGGCACGGCGAGGAGCAGGCTCCGCTGGTGGACTCCTATCCTCGCAATGCTGGCGACATCAACGTGGACG TAGGTATTGATGGACCGGCAGCTGTTCTGGGACCCAAAACTCCCAACAAGGGAATAAAAACCAAAGTCGCGTTGGTGAACAAGGCCCAGTGTCTGTCCTCGCAAAAGAGCCAgccccctcctcctccttctcctactTCAGCGGCAGGGGAAGCGGAGAAGGTCGCAGACAGACAGACGTTGCTGGAGCCCAAAACGGTCATCCATGAGCTACTGCTGAAACAAG GGCTGTCAGGCAGCATGAACTTTGACGAATCCAGCGAGGACAACGAGGACGAGCGTCCGCAATCACCGACTCCGAACGTGGACGCCATAAGGCCCGCCTCTGCCTCCAGCGCCAAAGACTTTTTCCCGGAGGTAGCTGGCAGCTCGCCTTCTTCCCGCAGTTCGCCTCTGGAGGTGACAAATTTAGAGGAGTTTGTTTTGGTCCCAGCCCCGCGCGGCGCTACCGTCAAATGCCGCATCAGCCGCGACAAAAAGGGCATGGACCGCGGCCTGTACCCCACGTACTACATGCACATGGAAAGGGAGGACGGCAAAAAG GTGTTCTTGTTGGCGggcaggaagaggaagaagagtaAGACGTCCAACTACCTCATCTCAGTAGACGCCACCGACTTATCACGAGAAGGAGAGAGCTTTATCGGCAAACTGAG GTCCAACCTCATGGGCACCAAATTCACAGTGTACGACAACGGCACAAGTCCCTGCAAAAACCCTGCGGCGATGGTAGAGGGTTGCAGCACTCGACAGGAGCTGGCCGCTGTCTGCTAC GAAACCAACGTGCTGGGATTCAAGGGACCCCGTAAGATGACCGTGGTAATCCCAGGCATGAACGCCAACTTTGAGCGGGTGCCCGTTAGGCCCCAAAAC GAGCAGGAGAGCCTGCTGAGCCGCTGGCAGAGTCAGTCCCTGGACAACCTGATCGAGCTGCACAACAAGAATCCCGTTTGGAACGACGACACGCAGTCCTACCAGCTCAACTTCCACGGGCGCGTCACGCAGGCTTCCATCAAGAACTTCCAGATAGTCCACGACAATGACC TCGACTACATCATCATGCAGTTTGGCCGAGTGGCCGAGGACATCTTCACTCTGGACTACAACTACCCCATGTGTGCCCTTCAGGCCTTTGCCATCGGCCTGTCCAGCTTTGACAGTAAGCTGGCATGCGAATGA
- the tulp3 gene encoding tubby-related protein 3 isoform X1 — protein sequence MSYYSIRPPSSTSFSSSSTTTSGFEDHSSIMQQKLEKQRSLLEQKQRRKRQEPHMVQPNTEARQRLSRMRHGEEQAPLVDSYPRNAGDINVDVGIDGPAAVLGPKTPNKGIKTKVALVNKAQCLSSQKSQPPPPPSPTSAAGEAEKVADRQTLLEPKTVIHELLLKQGLSGSMNFDESSEDNEDERPQSPTPNVDAIRPASASSAKDFFPEVAGSSPSSRSSPLEVTNLEEFVLVPAPRGATVKCRISRDKKGMDRGLYPTYYMHMEREDGKKVFLLAGRKRKKSKTSNYLISVDATDLSREGESFIGKLRSNLMGTKFTVYDNGTSPCKNPAAMVEGCSTRQELAAVCYETNVLGFKGPRKMTVVIPGMNANFERVPVRPQNEQESLLSRWQSQSLDNLIELHNKNPVWNDDTQSYQLNFHGRVTQASIKNFQIVHDNDLDYIIMQFGRVAEDIFTLDYNYPMCALQAFAIGLSSFDSKLACE from the exons ACCCCCCAGCTCCACCAGCTTCTCGTCCAGCTCGACAACAACAAG TGGATTTGAAGATCACAGCAGCATCATGCAGCAGAAGCTGGAAAAACAG AGGTCTTTGCTGGAGCAGAAGCAGCGGAGGAAACGTCAAGAACCCCACATGGTCCAGCCCAACACGGAGGCCCGGCAGCGGCTGTCCCGCATGCGGCACGGCGAGGAGCAGGCTCCGCTGGTGGACTCCTATCCTCGCAATGCTGGCGACATCAACGTGGACG TAGGTATTGATGGACCGGCAGCTGTTCTGGGACCCAAAACTCCCAACAAGGGAATAAAAACCAAAGTCGCGTTGGTGAACAAGGCCCAGTGTCTGTCCTCGCAAAAGAGCCAgccccctcctcctccttctcctactTCAGCGGCAGGGGAAGCGGAGAAGGTCGCAGACAGACAGACGTTGCTGGAGCCCAAAACGGTCATCCATGAGCTACTGCTGAAACAAG GGCTGTCAGGCAGCATGAACTTTGACGAATCCAGCGAGGACAACGAGGACGAGCGTCCGCAATCACCGACTCCGAACGTGGACGCCATAAGGCCCGCCTCTGCCTCCAGCGCCAAAGACTTTTTCCCGGAGGTAGCTGGCAGCTCGCCTTCTTCCCGCAGTTCGCCTCTGGAGGTGACAAATTTAGAGGAGTTTGTTTTGGTCCCAGCCCCGCGCGGCGCTACCGTCAAATGCCGCATCAGCCGCGACAAAAAGGGCATGGACCGCGGCCTGTACCCCACGTACTACATGCACATGGAAAGGGAGGACGGCAAAAAG GTGTTCTTGTTGGCGggcaggaagaggaagaagagtaAGACGTCCAACTACCTCATCTCAGTAGACGCCACCGACTTATCACGAGAAGGAGAGAGCTTTATCGGCAAACTGAG GTCCAACCTCATGGGCACCAAATTCACAGTGTACGACAACGGCACAAGTCCCTGCAAAAACCCTGCGGCGATGGTAGAGGGTTGCAGCACTCGACAGGAGCTGGCCGCTGTCTGCTAC GAAACCAACGTGCTGGGATTCAAGGGACCCCGTAAGATGACCGTGGTAATCCCAGGCATGAACGCCAACTTTGAGCGGGTGCCCGTTAGGCCCCAAAAC GAGCAGGAGAGCCTGCTGAGCCGCTGGCAGAGTCAGTCCCTGGACAACCTGATCGAGCTGCACAACAAGAATCCCGTTTGGAACGACGACACGCAGTCCTACCAGCTCAACTTCCACGGGCGCGTCACGCAGGCTTCCATCAAGAACTTCCAGATAGTCCACGACAATGACC TCGACTACATCATCATGCAGTTTGGCCGAGTGGCCGAGGACATCTTCACTCTGGACTACAACTACCCCATGTGTGCCCTTCAGGCCTTTGCCATCGGCCTGTCCAGCTTTGACAGTAAGCTGGCATGCGAATGA
- the tulp3 gene encoding tubby-related protein 3 isoform X2: MSYYSIRPPSSTSFSSSSTTTSGFEDHSSIMQQKLEKQRSLLEQKQRRKRQEPHMVQPNTEARQRLSRMRHGEEQAPLVDSYPRNAGDINVDGIDGPAAVLGPKTPNKGIKTKVALVNKAQCLSSQKSQPPPPPSPTSAAGEAEKVADRQTLLEPKTVIHELLLKQGLSGSMNFDESSEDNEDERPQSPTPNVDAIRPASASSAKDFFPEVAGSSPSSRSSPLEVTNLEEFVLVPAPRGATVKCRISRDKKGMDRGLYPTYYMHMEREDGKKVFLLAGRKRKKSKTSNYLISVDATDLSREGESFIGKLRSNLMGTKFTVYDNGTSPCKNPAAMVEGCSTRQELAAVCYETNVLGFKGPRKMTVVIPGMNANFERVPVRPQNEQESLLSRWQSQSLDNLIELHNKNPVWNDDTQSYQLNFHGRVTQASIKNFQIVHDNDLDYIIMQFGRVAEDIFTLDYNYPMCALQAFAIGLSSFDSKLACE; the protein is encoded by the exons ACCCCCCAGCTCCACCAGCTTCTCGTCCAGCTCGACAACAACAAG TGGATTTGAAGATCACAGCAGCATCATGCAGCAGAAGCTGGAAAAACAG AGGTCTTTGCTGGAGCAGAAGCAGCGGAGGAAACGTCAAGAACCCCACATGGTCCAGCCCAACACGGAGGCCCGGCAGCGGCTGTCCCGCATGCGGCACGGCGAGGAGCAGGCTCCGCTGGTGGACTCCTATCCTCGCAATGCTGGCGACATCAACGTGGACG GTATTGATGGACCGGCAGCTGTTCTGGGACCCAAAACTCCCAACAAGGGAATAAAAACCAAAGTCGCGTTGGTGAACAAGGCCCAGTGTCTGTCCTCGCAAAAGAGCCAgccccctcctcctccttctcctactTCAGCGGCAGGGGAAGCGGAGAAGGTCGCAGACAGACAGACGTTGCTGGAGCCCAAAACGGTCATCCATGAGCTACTGCTGAAACAAG GGCTGTCAGGCAGCATGAACTTTGACGAATCCAGCGAGGACAACGAGGACGAGCGTCCGCAATCACCGACTCCGAACGTGGACGCCATAAGGCCCGCCTCTGCCTCCAGCGCCAAAGACTTTTTCCCGGAGGTAGCTGGCAGCTCGCCTTCTTCCCGCAGTTCGCCTCTGGAGGTGACAAATTTAGAGGAGTTTGTTTTGGTCCCAGCCCCGCGCGGCGCTACCGTCAAATGCCGCATCAGCCGCGACAAAAAGGGCATGGACCGCGGCCTGTACCCCACGTACTACATGCACATGGAAAGGGAGGACGGCAAAAAG GTGTTCTTGTTGGCGggcaggaagaggaagaagagtaAGACGTCCAACTACCTCATCTCAGTAGACGCCACCGACTTATCACGAGAAGGAGAGAGCTTTATCGGCAAACTGAG GTCCAACCTCATGGGCACCAAATTCACAGTGTACGACAACGGCACAAGTCCCTGCAAAAACCCTGCGGCGATGGTAGAGGGTTGCAGCACTCGACAGGAGCTGGCCGCTGTCTGCTAC GAAACCAACGTGCTGGGATTCAAGGGACCCCGTAAGATGACCGTGGTAATCCCAGGCATGAACGCCAACTTTGAGCGGGTGCCCGTTAGGCCCCAAAAC GAGCAGGAGAGCCTGCTGAGCCGCTGGCAGAGTCAGTCCCTGGACAACCTGATCGAGCTGCACAACAAGAATCCCGTTTGGAACGACGACACGCAGTCCTACCAGCTCAACTTCCACGGGCGCGTCACGCAGGCTTCCATCAAGAACTTCCAGATAGTCCACGACAATGACC TCGACTACATCATCATGCAGTTTGGCCGAGTGGCCGAGGACATCTTCACTCTGGACTACAACTACCCCATGTGTGCCCTTCAGGCCTTTGCCATCGGCCTGTCCAGCTTTGACAGTAAGCTGGCATGCGAATGA
- the tulp3 gene encoding tubby-related protein 3 isoform X4: protein MQQKLEKQRSLLEQKQRRKRQEPHMVQPNTEARQRLSRMRHGEEQAPLVDSYPRNAGDINVDVGIDGPAAVLGPKTPNKGIKTKVALVNKAQCLSSQKSQPPPPPSPTSAAGEAEKVADRQTLLEPKTVIHELLLKQGLSGSMNFDESSEDNEDERPQSPTPNVDAIRPASASSAKDFFPEVAGSSPSSRSSPLEVTNLEEFVLVPAPRGATVKCRISRDKKGMDRGLYPTYYMHMEREDGKKVFLLAGRKRKKSKTSNYLISVDATDLSREGESFIGKLRSNLMGTKFTVYDNGTSPCKNPAAMVEGCSTRQELAAVCYETNVLGFKGPRKMTVVIPGMNANFERVPVRPQNEQESLLSRWQSQSLDNLIELHNKNPVWNDDTQSYQLNFHGRVTQASIKNFQIVHDNDLDYIIMQFGRVAEDIFTLDYNYPMCALQAFAIGLSSFDSKLACE, encoded by the exons ATGCAGCAGAAGCTGGAAAAACAG AGGTCTTTGCTGGAGCAGAAGCAGCGGAGGAAACGTCAAGAACCCCACATGGTCCAGCCCAACACGGAGGCCCGGCAGCGGCTGTCCCGCATGCGGCACGGCGAGGAGCAGGCTCCGCTGGTGGACTCCTATCCTCGCAATGCTGGCGACATCAACGTGGACG TAGGTATTGATGGACCGGCAGCTGTTCTGGGACCCAAAACTCCCAACAAGGGAATAAAAACCAAAGTCGCGTTGGTGAACAAGGCCCAGTGTCTGTCCTCGCAAAAGAGCCAgccccctcctcctccttctcctactTCAGCGGCAGGGGAAGCGGAGAAGGTCGCAGACAGACAGACGTTGCTGGAGCCCAAAACGGTCATCCATGAGCTACTGCTGAAACAAG GGCTGTCAGGCAGCATGAACTTTGACGAATCCAGCGAGGACAACGAGGACGAGCGTCCGCAATCACCGACTCCGAACGTGGACGCCATAAGGCCCGCCTCTGCCTCCAGCGCCAAAGACTTTTTCCCGGAGGTAGCTGGCAGCTCGCCTTCTTCCCGCAGTTCGCCTCTGGAGGTGACAAATTTAGAGGAGTTTGTTTTGGTCCCAGCCCCGCGCGGCGCTACCGTCAAATGCCGCATCAGCCGCGACAAAAAGGGCATGGACCGCGGCCTGTACCCCACGTACTACATGCACATGGAAAGGGAGGACGGCAAAAAG GTGTTCTTGTTGGCGggcaggaagaggaagaagagtaAGACGTCCAACTACCTCATCTCAGTAGACGCCACCGACTTATCACGAGAAGGAGAGAGCTTTATCGGCAAACTGAG GTCCAACCTCATGGGCACCAAATTCACAGTGTACGACAACGGCACAAGTCCCTGCAAAAACCCTGCGGCGATGGTAGAGGGTTGCAGCACTCGACAGGAGCTGGCCGCTGTCTGCTAC GAAACCAACGTGCTGGGATTCAAGGGACCCCGTAAGATGACCGTGGTAATCCCAGGCATGAACGCCAACTTTGAGCGGGTGCCCGTTAGGCCCCAAAAC GAGCAGGAGAGCCTGCTGAGCCGCTGGCAGAGTCAGTCCCTGGACAACCTGATCGAGCTGCACAACAAGAATCCCGTTTGGAACGACGACACGCAGTCCTACCAGCTCAACTTCCACGGGCGCGTCACGCAGGCTTCCATCAAGAACTTCCAGATAGTCCACGACAATGACC TCGACTACATCATCATGCAGTTTGGCCGAGTGGCCGAGGACATCTTCACTCTGGACTACAACTACCCCATGTGTGCCCTTCAGGCCTTTGCCATCGGCCTGTCCAGCTTTGACAGTAAGCTGGCATGCGAATGA